From the genome of Candidatus Nitrosocosmicus oleophilus, one region includes:
- a CDS encoding cation:proton antiporter, producing MASESVFIHIIISLSILLFSAKILAEIFQRIKQPVVLGELLAGIIVGPYALGGLPLFGGEPLVVLDETVKYIGELAAIIILFIAGLEITPREFLRGGIASFTVGAIGVIVPFSVGFAVLSIYGLGSFETLLIATALTATSIAISIQVLTELGKMQSKEARLILGAAIVDDILAIAVLSVVVTMVQSGDTAPQIMDILFIILKILGLFAVLLIGAIFLVPRILHREKLWKSKGSIEGITTAIFFGIAGVAAYVGLSPIVGAFAAGMAVASTKLVKQVEEYAQKLQFIFAPLFFAIIGAQVDLRGINMDVLVISGIIIAIAISTKLVGCGLPSLIFLKDKTSSMRVGIGMISRGEVGLIVAGVGVTSGVLSTDIYTSIIIMVATTTIITPIWLKKSFKNTLAEN from the coding sequence ATGGCTTCCGAATCTGTCTTTATTCATATTATCATTTCACTTTCTATTCTTCTATTTTCTGCCAAAATATTAGCAGAAATATTCCAACGGATAAAACAACCGGTGGTATTAGGTGAATTATTGGCAGGCATAATCGTCGGTCCTTATGCTTTGGGTGGACTCCCACTATTTGGTGGTGAACCTTTGGTGGTTCTTGATGAAACAGTCAAATATATCGGAGAATTAGCCGCCATCATAATCTTATTTATTGCTGGACTTGAGATTACACCAAGAGAATTTCTGAGAGGTGGAATAGCATCATTTACAGTTGGCGCAATCGGCGTAATCGTGCCATTCTCTGTTGGGTTCGCAGTTCTTTCAATATATGGACTCGGTTCATTTGAAACACTACTCATAGCCACAGCATTAACAGCTACAAGTATAGCAATTTCTATTCAGGTATTAACTGAATTAGGAAAGATGCAATCAAAAGAGGCACGACTTATACTTGGAGCAGCAATAGTCGATGATATACTTGCGATAGCCGTACTATCGGTTGTTGTTACTATGGTGCAATCAGGTGACACCGCACCTCAAATAATGGATATATTATTTATTATTCTCAAAATCCTTGGATTATTCGCAGTGTTACTCATTGGTGCTATCTTTCTTGTTCCAAGAATATTACATAGAGAAAAATTGTGGAAGTCAAAAGGTAGTATAGAGGGAATTACCACAGCTATTTTCTTTGGTATTGCAGGTGTTGCAGCCTATGTAGGTCTATCTCCAATTGTAGGTGCATTTGCTGCAGGAATGGCCGTGGCCAGCACCAAGTTAGTCAAACAAGTTGAAGAATATGCTCAAAAGTTGCAATTTATTTTTGCACCATTATTTTTTGCAATAATAGGTGCTCAGGTTGACCTGAGAGGTATTAATATGGATGTTTTGGTAATTTCTGGAATAATCATAGCAATAGCAATTTCCACAAAGTTAGTCGGGTGTGGGTTACCATCTCTAATATTTCTTAAGGACAAAACGAGCTCGATGAGAGTGGGGATAGGGATGATATCTCGTGGCGAAGTTGGATTGATTGTGGCCGGTGTAGGGGTGACATCGGGAGTACTCTCTACAGATATCTATACCTCAATAATTATTATGGTGGCTACTACTACTATAATTACTCCTATCTGGTTGAAAAAATCATTTAAGAATACTTTGGCAGAAAATTAG
- a CDS encoding cupin domain-containing protein: MSSTKILAKSFDSPDEVRTFAKGKVEIVNLGNVIIGRATLEPGWSWGECVKPLVKTNSCQAPHTSVIISGRMKVRMDDGTEIEGGPGDSAIIPPGHDAWVIGDEPCVSIDFTGMGDYAKKPE; encoded by the coding sequence ATGTCATCAACAAAAATACTAGCAAAAAGTTTCGACTCTCCTGATGAAGTAAGAACCTTTGCAAAGGGAAAGGTTGAAATTGTAAACCTGGGCAATGTCATAATTGGTCGAGCAACTCTCGAGCCCGGTTGGAGTTGGGGGGAATGTGTCAAACCACTAGTTAAAACAAACAGTTGTCAGGCTCCACATACTTCAGTAATAATCTCAGGAAGAATGAAAGTAAGGATGGATGATGGAACGGAAATTGAAGGGGGACCAGGAGATTCTGCCATAATCCCGCCAGGGCACGATGCTTGGGTGATTGGGGATGAACCATGTGTTTCTATTGACTTTACTGGTATGGGGGACTACGCAAAGAAACCAGAATAA
- a CDS encoding DM13 domain-containing protein produces MKSNGHYSLFKKIAYPTLGIVGLMIALYLASPLFISTEINEQFPSNSASSISFEKYNKMSEDERVRVAENMSNSQKNQLMIQYANSNNDNSRKIDEVMNKTFISFESNQPLISGAFVGVNDGIHNAEGTAKIIPLQDNTNVLRLENLKVTNGPDLYVYLSTDKSAVDFVNLGRLKANNGNQNYDIPPGTDLSKYDTALIWCKAFFSSIW; encoded by the coding sequence ATGAAAAGTAATGGACATTACTCCCTATTTAAGAAAATTGCTTATCCAACACTTGGTATCGTCGGCTTGATGATAGCACTTTATCTAGCCTCGCCATTGTTCATATCAACAGAAATAAATGAGCAGTTTCCTTCCAATTCGGCTTCTTCAATTTCATTTGAGAAATATAACAAGATGAGTGAGGATGAGAGGGTCAGAGTCGCAGAGAACATGAGCAATTCTCAGAAAAACCAGCTGATGATTCAATATGCAAATTCAAATAATGACAACAGCCGCAAGATTGATGAAGTTATGAATAAAACTTTTATTTCATTTGAATCAAATCAACCACTAATTTCAGGTGCATTTGTCGGTGTTAATGATGGAATTCACAATGCAGAAGGTACAGCAAAAATTATTCCCCTCCAGGACAATACAAATGTACTGAGATTAGAAAATCTAAAAGTAACAAATGGACCTGATTTGTATGTTTATTTATCAACAGATAAAAGTGCAGTAGATTTTGTGAATCTTGGGAGACTAAAAGCTAATAATGGAAATCAAAATTACGATATACCTCCTGGTACTGATTTATCAAAGTACGATACCGCTCTAATATGGTGTAAGGCATTTTTCAGTTCTATTTGGTAG
- a CDS encoding thioredoxin family protein yields MNKDNISAILTAVAVISLITGFGIYFNFYVNTSQSYLQQKQLEDMVDKSLIKSGDLITVKLNKTAFTSIDKSGFVKAPELTGIDSYINTANNQPVKLSDIKGKVVLLDFWTYTCINCIRTIPYLNDWYDRYSDQGFVIVGVHSPEFDFEKNLVNVQDAVKEFGIKYPVVLDSEHKTWDAYSNNYWPRHYLIDSQGYIRDDHIGEGGYNESEKTIQTLLAERASLENQTEITFNLNKSMLTNMTSDSLDYTNLSQNLSPEIYLGYSTARSPLGNIESFQPDESVDYKFDPNKTSLEPNIVYFDGIWKNNKDNMELISDDGKIILTYYAKAINIVASGNGQQVSISENNRSKIDTDNHAIDIGKDGNVTVDKQRLYNVGLYDDYEPRSIIIDVKGKGFQIYTFTFG; encoded by the coding sequence ATGAACAAAGATAATATCAGTGCAATTCTTACTGCCGTTGCGGTAATCTCGTTAATTACTGGATTTGGGATTTACTTTAACTTTTATGTAAATACCTCTCAAAGCTATTTACAACAAAAGCAATTAGAAGACATGGTCGACAAGTCATTAATTAAGAGTGGTGATCTGATAACCGTAAAGTTAAATAAAACAGCGTTTACTAGCATAGATAAAAGTGGGTTTGTAAAGGCTCCTGAATTGACTGGAATTGATTCTTACATAAATACAGCAAACAACCAACCTGTAAAACTGTCAGATATAAAAGGCAAGGTAGTACTTTTGGATTTTTGGACATATACCTGTATAAACTGTATCAGAACTATTCCATATCTTAACGATTGGTATGATAGATATTCAGACCAGGGTTTTGTTATTGTCGGGGTACATTCACCAGAGTTTGATTTTGAAAAAAATCTGGTGAATGTACAGGATGCTGTTAAAGAATTTGGTATCAAATATCCTGTAGTCCTCGACAGCGAACACAAGACATGGGATGCTTATAGCAACAATTACTGGCCAAGACATTATCTTATAGATTCTCAGGGATATATTAGAGACGATCACATTGGAGAAGGTGGATACAATGAATCCGAAAAAACTATTCAAACACTACTTGCAGAAAGGGCCTCATTAGAAAACCAGACCGAAATAACATTTAACCTAAACAAATCAATGCTGACTAATATGACATCAGATAGTCTTGATTATACAAACCTTAGTCAAAATCTCTCGCCTGAAATATATCTTGGATATTCTACGGCCAGATCCCCGTTGGGTAATATAGAGAGCTTCCAACCGGATGAATCAGTAGACTACAAATTTGATCCAAATAAAACGTCATTGGAACCTAATATCGTATACTTTGACGGAATTTGGAAGAACAATAAAGATAATATGGAATTAATTAGTGATGATGGTAAAATCATTCTGACCTATTACGCAAAAGCGATCAACATTGTTGCATCAGGTAATGGTCAGCAAGTGTCTATTTCGGAGAACAACAGGTCAAAAATAGACACTGATAATCACGCTATTGATATCGGAAAGGATGGAAACGTTACGGTGGACAAACAACGGCTATACAATGTAGGACTTTACGACGACTATGAACCAAGATCTATAATCATTGATGTTAAAGGCAAGGGATTTCAGATATATACTTTTACATTCGGATAA
- a CDS encoding cytochrome c biogenesis CcdA family protein: MALETSVLLSGLAGLGSFLSPCILPIIPGFLSYLSSSSIREATNDYIQNVQGNHQENKNQNSNQIVFISKKARLNIFINTVYFVLGFSLVFSVLGVILNSIFATSIGNNFQQYLSYIGGIVIIAFGTNLILSLKISRLNMERKFTKIPKFKTSYITSFVFGIAFAAGWTPCVGPILGSTFTLAATNPGTAYNLLLAYSLGLGIPFLITGAFFSQATGVIKKLTKHLKYFNLIMGSILIVIGLLIFFNQLTLFVNIPFIGPLIGN; the protein is encoded by the coding sequence TTGGCATTAGAAACTAGCGTTTTACTCTCAGGTCTTGCAGGTCTTGGCTCATTTCTTTCTCCATGTATTCTGCCCATTATTCCTGGATTTTTGTCCTATCTGTCCAGCTCATCAATTAGAGAGGCAACAAATGATTACATTCAAAATGTCCAAGGTAACCACCAAGAAAATAAAAATCAAAATAGTAATCAAATAGTATTTATTTCAAAAAAGGCACGACTAAATATTTTTATCAACACAGTTTATTTCGTACTGGGATTTTCACTCGTATTTTCAGTATTGGGTGTCATTCTGAATAGTATTTTTGCTACTTCCATTGGAAATAATTTTCAACAATATTTGTCCTACATAGGAGGGATTGTTATTATCGCATTTGGTACAAATTTGATTTTATCTTTAAAAATAAGTCGACTTAATATGGAAAGAAAGTTTACTAAAATTCCTAAATTCAAGACAAGTTATATCACTTCCTTTGTATTTGGCATAGCTTTTGCCGCAGGATGGACCCCTTGTGTAGGACCCATCTTGGGCAGTACTTTTACATTAGCTGCCACAAACCCTGGAACGGCTTACAACTTGTTATTGGCATATTCATTAGGTTTGGGAATACCGTTCTTAATTACAGGAGCGTTTTTTTCACAAGCAACCGGAGTAATCAAGAAGCTGACAAAACATTTAAAATATTTCAATCTCATAATGGGGAGTATTCTAATAGTAATAGGATTGTTAATATTTTTCAACCAATTAACCCTTTTCGTTAATATTCCATTCATTGGACCGCTGATTGGCAATTGA
- a CDS encoding ArsR/SmtB family transcription factor, which translates to MMADPNAKKLFWFLFAGSRGGMNRISIIELLFEQPYNINQLSDIIKIDYKAIQHHIHVLEKNNLITKEGEKYGILYFISTYLEVNMEAFKEVRDKIQKSRLNKT; encoded by the coding sequence ATAATGGCCGACCCTAACGCTAAGAAACTGTTTTGGTTTTTATTTGCAGGGTCAAGGGGCGGCATGAATCGAATCTCTATAATAGAACTGCTATTTGAGCAACCATACAATATCAATCAATTATCTGATATTATCAAAATTGACTATAAGGCTATACAACACCATATACACGTGTTGGAAAAAAATAATTTAATTACAAAAGAAGGAGAAAAATATGGTATTTTGTACTTTATATCAACTTATTTAGAGGTAAACATGGAGGCATTTAAAGAAGTAAGAGATAAAATCCAAAAATCCAGACTAAACAAAACCTAG
- a CDS encoding DUF7019 family protein: MKYLYVSETKIDMLYPQILKTILDNIDDESNINTGFGSTLTAIPDSGKTLYDKLDLVSSYIEKEGTVGTVDSPLQYFKGMLPMRWGSYGRDEKSQLVYFGGITDTGTVLGLGGSMHHVLEKERGGSHAQSHSLSFALANKLSVELNIPLTPGDKYEIEGQSRAFALNDESYLEAVSLATHQMEGPLQDLEFLAQRLVAGGEDRKVVLGTPIYVAVAG; encoded by the coding sequence ATGAAGTATCTATACGTTTCTGAAACTAAAATAGATATGCTTTATCCTCAAATACTAAAAACCATCTTGGACAACATTGATGATGAATCGAATATTAATACTGGATTTGGTTCTACTTTAACAGCAATTCCGGATAGTGGAAAAACGCTCTATGACAAATTAGATTTAGTTTCTAGTTATATAGAAAAGGAAGGTACTGTCGGGACAGTAGATTCCCCCCTACAATATTTCAAGGGAATGCTTCCTATGCGTTGGGGCTCTTATGGTAGGGATGAAAAGTCACAATTGGTTTATTTTGGCGGTATTACCGATACTGGAACAGTATTGGGCCTCGGTGGATCAATGCATCATGTTTTAGAAAAAGAAAGAGGAGGTTCTCATGCTCAATCGCATTCATTATCTTTTGCGTTAGCAAACAAATTAAGTGTGGAATTAAATATTCCTTTGACTCCTGGAGATAAGTATGAGATAGAGGGACAGAGTAGAGCATTTGCTCTCAACGATGAATCTTATCTAGAGGCTGTATCGCTTGCAACACATCAAATGGAGGGGCCTTTACAAGATCTGGAATTTCTGGCCCAAAGACTAGTTGCAGGTGGTGAAGACAGAAAAGTTGTATTAGGAACTCCCATCTATGTTGCAGTCGCAGGATAA
- a CDS encoding beta-propeller fold lactonase family protein, whose product MFSIVFAGLIFTLMILISSKGVDHVFGDSVISTISVEKFPQAIVFNPANNNIYVANRDSGTVSIIESTNNTVIKNIEVGMSPQAIVFNPANNNIYVVNKISNSISIIDSNTNTVITEVDVGRDPVALEFNPANNNIYVVNKISNSISIIDSNTNTVITEVDVGRDPVALEFNPANNNIYVANSGSGTVSVIGGSNQTLLGNTVVGTEPVALEFNPANNNIYVANRDSGTVSIIESTNNTVINNLEMGLLPQAIVFNPSNENTYVANYGSGTVSVIGGSNQTLLGNTVVGTEPVALEFNPANNNIYVANVVSNSVSIIDSISNDISETVNINNVPLALTYNPSNNGTYVTGTLTGTEGLVTLIH is encoded by the coding sequence ATGTTCTCAATAGTTTTTGCAGGATTAATTTTTACGCTTATGATTCTAATTTCATCAAAAGGAGTGGACCATGTCTTTGGAGACAGTGTGATTTCGACCATTTCGGTAGAAAAATTTCCCCAAGCAATAGTATTTAATCCAGCTAACAACAACATTTACGTAGCTAATCGTGATTCAGGAACAGTTTCCATTATTGAAAGTACTAATAATACTGTAATTAAAAACATTGAGGTGGGTATGTCACCACAAGCAATAGTATTTAATCCAGCTAACAACAACATTTACGTAGTAAATAAGATTTCTAACTCTATTTCAATAATTGACAGTAATACTAATACTGTTATAACGGAAGTTGATGTTGGCCGTGATCCAGTTGCATTGGAATTTAATCCAGCTAACAACAACATTTACGTAGTAAATAAGATTTCTAACTCTATTTCAATAATTGACAGTAATACTAATACTGTTATAACGGAAGTTGATGTTGGCCGTGATCCAGTTGCATTGGAATTTAATCCAGCTAACAACAACATTTACGTAGCAAATTCCGGTTCCGGAACTGTTTCGGTAATTGGAGGATCAAATCAAACATTACTTGGCAATACTGTGGTCGGTACCGAACCTGTTGCATTGGAATTTAATCCAGCTAACAACAACATTTACGTAGCTAATCGTGATTCAGGAACAGTTTCCATTATTGAAAGTACTAATAATACTGTAATCAACAATCTTGAGATGGGCCTGTTACCGCAAGCAATAGTATTTAATCCTTCTAACGAAAATACCTATGTAGCAAATTACGGTTCCGGAACTGTTTCGGTAATTGGAGGATCAAATCAAACATTACTTGGCAATACTGTGGTCGGTACCGAACCTGTTGCATTGGAATTTAATCCAGCTAACAACAACATTTACGTAGCTAACGTGGTATCAAATTCTGTTTCTATTATAGACAGTATTAGTAATGATATATCAGAAACAGTAAATATTAATAATGTGCCATTAGCACTGACGTATAATCCTTCAAACAATGGGACTTACGTAACGGGTACGCTCACTGGGACGGAAGGTTTAGTAACCTTAATTCACTAA
- a CDS encoding WD40/YVTN/BNR-like repeat-containing protein — MTTILASLQNSLLVVDSSKDGWRVREHLKGLSPSSLALDSQNSKRAYCGTFDNGLWKTDDGGDTWEKTSLNTSGCNIMSLATSPMEKGEKEFDKLFVGMEPSIIYSSIDGSSIWEKIDEFNKLPSSSAWSFPPRPWTHHVRWIEPDVNNKDYIFVAIEAGALIKSTDGGKSWKDKVKDGPYDTHTLRTHKKVPQRLYSAAGDGYFESRDYGNTWYRENKGLGNHTYLYGVAVNSDDPSNIVVSAASNAWKSHAIQDLETFVYRRDSNGENQEWTLSNNGLPESKGTVISILQANPKIKDEFYCLNNRGIYSSVDSGISWNVLDIPWSREYCLQHPWALVVRG, encoded by the coding sequence TTGACTACTATCTTAGCTTCACTACAAAACTCACTTTTGGTAGTGGATTCTTCAAAAGATGGGTGGAGAGTTCGAGAACACTTAAAAGGGTTGAGTCCGAGCAGCCTGGCATTGGATTCTCAAAACTCTAAGAGAGCGTATTGTGGTACTTTTGATAATGGACTTTGGAAAACTGATGATGGCGGTGATACATGGGAGAAAACCTCGTTAAATACCTCTGGTTGTAACATTATGTCTCTTGCTACAAGCCCTATGGAAAAAGGTGAAAAGGAGTTTGACAAGTTATTTGTAGGAATGGAACCAAGTATAATTTATTCGTCAATTGATGGAAGTAGCATATGGGAAAAAATCGATGAATTTAACAAATTACCTTCATCTTCGGCATGGTCATTTCCTCCCAGACCATGGACTCATCACGTTCGTTGGATAGAACCTGATGTAAATAATAAAGACTATATTTTCGTTGCAATTGAGGCAGGAGCACTAATCAAGAGTACTGATGGAGGTAAGTCGTGGAAAGACAAAGTAAAAGACGGACCATATGATACTCACACGTTAAGAACTCATAAGAAGGTTCCACAAAGACTTTACTCTGCAGCAGGCGATGGATATTTTGAAAGCAGAGATTATGGAAATACATGGTATAGAGAAAATAAGGGATTAGGAAATCATACTTATCTTTATGGTGTTGCGGTAAATTCAGATGATCCTTCAAATATAGTAGTATCAGCAGCTAGTAATGCTTGGAAGTCACATGCTATTCAAGATCTAGAGACCTTTGTATATAGACGTGATTCTAACGGAGAAAATCAAGAATGGACGTTGTCTAATAATGGTTTACCTGAATCCAAGGGAACAGTAATTTCTATTCTTCAAGCTAATCCCAAGATCAAGGATGAATTCTATTGTTTGAATAACAGGGGAATATACAGCTCAGTAGATTCTGGAATATCGTGGAATGTATTGGATATTCCTTGGTCTAGGGAATATTGTTTACAACATCCTTGGGCTTTGGTGGTTAGAGGATAG
- a CDS encoding HEAT repeat domain-containing protein yields the protein MIHSHDGRAKNKRKTLNNSSQTTDPLMEIIFDEYDMRKLPPRERLDKITYILRNERDESIRWDSVWLAGEITEVIDTSDPIFAEIADLMVWVLLNDDNGIVKHEAAFQIGVRNMRAKIPYLVNSALNDKNELVRHEAIEALGLMRAHECKEDLRKMLDDPSDAVKETAVFVLKRLDRLTNRRGYKVEAIL from the coding sequence TTGATACATTCTCACGATGGGAGAGCCAAGAACAAGCGAAAAACCTTAAATAATTCTTCTCAAACAACTGACCCATTAATGGAAATTATCTTCGATGAGTATGACATGAGAAAATTGCCACCTAGAGAGCGACTAGACAAAATTACATATATTTTAAGAAACGAAAGAGACGAATCCATTCGATGGGATTCTGTTTGGCTTGCAGGAGAGATTACTGAAGTGATTGACACAAGTGATCCTATTTTTGCTGAAATAGCCGACCTGATGGTTTGGGTCTTGCTTAATGACGATAATGGGATTGTAAAACATGAGGCTGCTTTTCAAATTGGCGTGCGAAACATGAGAGCGAAGATTCCTTACCTAGTTAACTCTGCTCTAAATGATAAAAATGAACTTGTAAGACACGAAGCTATAGAAGCTTTGGGTTTGATGCGAGCCCACGAATGTAAGGAGGATTTGAGAAAGATGTTAGATGATCCTAGCGATGCAGTTAAAGAAACTGCTGTTTTTGTACTAAAAAGACTTGATAGGCTGACAAATAGAAGAGGCTATAAAGTAGAGGCGATACTGTAA
- a CDS encoding IS5-like element ISThar1 family transposase translates to MIDWPSYNRSLVQRGEILFSYDFLDGWGSEIENMNINKKGKPFVFPDSFILAIGYIRYLFHLPYRQTQGIIKATGKRLPANPPSYGHICKRINKLNIDIKRDKMDDDDDLIISIDSTGIKITNRGQWMDEKWNTQNRKGYLKIHVAVDIKTRKIIALEVTDEKVHDGKMLKKLVNHVLDSREPNTVKIKSVLADGAYDSNPNFVYLEDKKINPGIKVRRNSIVSPKNNRLRNNEVKLQAKDLLKWKTKRKYGQRWISETVFSAIKRMFGEYTSANRFQNMVKEIMIKVSLYNIFRRI, encoded by the coding sequence GTGATAGACTGGCCCTCTTACAATCGCTCATTAGTTCAACGCGGTGAGATCCTCTTCTCGTATGATTTCCTTGATGGTTGGGGTTCAGAGATAGAGAATATGAATATAAACAAAAAGGGTAAACCATTTGTATTTCCAGATTCTTTCATCTTGGCCATTGGTTACATTCGCTATTTATTTCACCTACCATACAGACAAACCCAAGGTATAATTAAGGCCACAGGAAAAAGGTTACCTGCTAATCCACCAAGTTATGGTCACATCTGTAAACGAATCAACAAGCTAAACATCGATATTAAAAGAGACAAGATGGATGACGATGATGACCTAATAATATCAATAGACAGTACAGGTATCAAGATTACTAACAGAGGTCAGTGGATGGATGAGAAATGGAATACACAAAATAGAAAAGGATATCTCAAGATCCACGTTGCTGTAGACATAAAGACCAGGAAAATCATTGCTTTGGAAGTGACAGATGAGAAGGTACATGATGGGAAAATGCTAAAGAAACTAGTCAATCATGTTTTGGATTCGAGAGAACCAAACACTGTAAAGATAAAATCGGTACTAGCTGATGGAGCCTATGATTCAAATCCAAACTTTGTGTATCTTGAGGACAAAAAGATCAATCCAGGTATAAAGGTAAGAAGGAACTCTATTGTTTCTCCTAAAAACAATAGGTTAAGGAACAACGAAGTAAAGTTACAAGCAAAGGATCTGTTGAAATGGAAGACAAAAAGAAAATACGGACAGAGATGGATATCTGAAACTGTGTTCTCAGCTATAAAGAGAATGTTTGGTGAATACACATCAGCAAACAGGTTTCAAAACATGGTAAAGGAGATCATGATAAAAGTATCATTGTATAACATTTTTAGAAGAATATAA
- a CDS encoding nitroreductase family protein — protein MSEDSISGQWIIGANFAIIILTDPKYGFHVLDAGRVIQNIQLSAWDNAVGSGLYTGIREDKMRNDFNIPSSLSISAVVGFGYPKKSITGKRKNRKPLNELAYKEVFGNSDNLL, from the coding sequence TTGTCTGAAGATAGTATTAGCGGGCAATGGATAATTGGAGCAAATTTTGCTATCATAATATTAACAGATCCAAAATACGGTTTTCATGTACTGGATGCAGGAAGAGTTATACAAAATATACAATTATCTGCCTGGGACAACGCTGTTGGTTCAGGATTATATACTGGGATAAGAGAAGATAAAATGAGAAACGATTTCAATATCCCATCTAGTTTGAGCATCTCTGCGGTGGTAGGTTTTGGGTATCCTAAAAAGTCCATTACAGGGAAGAGGAAAAATCGCAAACCATTAAACGAATTGGCTTACAAAGAAGTTTTTGGAAATTCTGATAATTTGCTGTAA
- a CDS encoding VOC family protein, with product MNEVKKIPDGYHSITPMLIVKDGLKAIEYYKKVFGAIDKGTMMMPDNKSVAHAELLIGDSKIMLSDEFPEMKSLSPTTIGGSPVSLYLYVEDVDKTFNLAVTEGGKSLFPVQDRFYGDRHGTIQDPFGHIWSIATHIKDLTKEEMKKAAEEAFSKMCN from the coding sequence ATGAACGAAGTGAAAAAAATTCCAGATGGGTATCATTCCATCACACCTATGTTAATAGTAAAGGATGGACTAAAGGCAATTGAATATTATAAAAAAGTGTTTGGAGCAATTGACAAGGGAACCATGATGATGCCGGATAACAAATCCGTAGCTCATGCAGAATTACTGATCGGTGATTCAAAGATTATGCTATCAGATGAATTTCCAGAAATGAAAAGTTTATCGCCTACAACCATTGGTGGAAGTCCAGTATCGCTGTATCTATATGTTGAAGATGTGGACAAAACATTTAATCTTGCAGTAACTGAAGGGGGAAAATCGTTATTCCCGGTTCAAGATCGGTTCTATGGTGATAGACATGGAACTATCCAGGATCCGTTTGGACATATCTGGTCAATAGCGACACACATCAAGGATCTAACAAAAGAGGAAATGAAAAAGGCAGCTGAAGAAGCATTTTCAAAAATGTGCAACTAA
- a CDS encoding dihydrofolate reductase family protein, with product MSDNNKAMRKLKLHVGMSIDGCIAGPNNEMDWIDFTWDEKFREYEDRLHEPVDTILLGRKMTDDFITTWSNFVKKPDDPWYPFAKKMIETPKIVFTKSLTKSEWPNTEIATGDLKEEITNLKSQEGGDIIVYGGASFDSSLIKENLIDEYYLFINPVAIGNGKTIFGDLKEVRKLSLVESIAFDSGTVLLHYEVKRN from the coding sequence ATGAGTGATAATAACAAGGCTATGAGAAAATTAAAACTACATGTAGGAATGTCCATTGATGGCTGTATTGCAGGACCCAATAATGAAATGGACTGGATAGACTTTACTTGGGATGAAAAATTCCGAGAATATGAAGACAGGTTACACGAACCAGTTGATACCATTCTCTTGGGAAGGAAAATGACTGATGACTTTATAACAACTTGGTCTAATTTTGTGAAAAAACCCGATGACCCCTGGTATCCATTTGCTAAAAAAATGATAGAAACACCAAAGATTGTTTTTACTAAATCACTAACCAAATCTGAGTGGCCAAATACTGAAATAGCAACTGGCGATCTAAAGGAAGAAATTACAAACTTAAAGAGCCAAGAAGGTGGCGATATCATAGTTTATGGTGGTGCTTCATTTGATTCTTCCTTGATTAAAGAAAACTTGATTGATGAGTATTATTTGTTTATCAATCCTGTTGCAATTGGGAATGGAAAGACCATATTTGGGGACTTGAAAGAGGTTCGTAAACTATCCCTTGTTGAATCAATAGCATTTGACTCTGGGACAGTTTTGCTCCACTATGAAGTAAAGAGAAATTAA